The following coding sequences lie in one Candoia aspera isolate rCanAsp1 chromosome 11, rCanAsp1.hap2, whole genome shotgun sequence genomic window:
- the VPS4A gene encoding vacuolar protein sorting-associated protein 4A, translating into MTTSALQKAIDLVTKATEEDKAKNYEEALRLYQHAVEYFLHAIKYDAHSDKAKESIRAKCAQYLDRAEKLKDYLRNKNKQSKKPVKEAQNDSKGSDSDSEGDNPEKKKLQEQLMGAIVMEKPNVRWSDVAGLEGAKEALKEAVILPIKFPHLFTGKRTPWRGILLFGPPGTGKSFLAKAVATEASNSTFFSISSSDLMSKWLGESEKLVKNLFELARQHKPSIIFIDEVDSLCGSRNENESEAARRIKTEFLVQMQGVGNNNDGTLVLGATNIPWVLDAAIRRRFEKRIYIPLPEEPARAQMFKLHLGNTPHSLTEADIHELARKTDGYSGADISIIVRDALMQPVRKVQSATHFKKVHGPSRTNPSVLVDDLLTPCSPGDPGAFEMTWMEVPGDKLLEPVVCMSDMLRSLATTRPTVNAEDLLKVKKFTEDFGQEG; encoded by the exons ATGACCACGTCCGCCCTGCAG AAAGCCATTGATTTGGTTACAAAAGCCACTGAAGAGGACAAAGCAAAGAACTATGAGGAAGCCCTGCGCCTGTACCAGCACGCGGTGGAGTACTTCTTACACGCGATCAAGT ATGACGCTCACAGTGACAAGGCCAAAGAAAGCATCCGGGCAAAGTGCGCCCAGTATCTGGACCGGGCCGAGAAGCTGAAGGACTATTTGCGGAACAAGAACAAGCAGAGTAAAAAGCCGGTCAAGGAGGCCCAGAATGACAGCAAAGG CAGCGACAGCGACAGCGAGGGGGACAACCCTGAGAAGAAGAAACTGCAGGAGCAGCTGATGG GTGCCATCGTGATGGAGAAGCCGAATGTGCGATGGAGCGATGTAGCAGGGCTGGAGGGGGCCAAGGAGGCCCTGAAGGAAGCAGTCATCCTGCCCATCAAGTTCCCTCACCTGTTTACAG GCAAGCGCACACCGTGGCGTGGGATCCTTCTCTTTGGCCCCCCAGGAACTGGGAAATCTTTCCTGGCCAAAGCAGTGGCCACCGAGGCCAGCAACTCCACCTTCTTCTCCATCTCATCTTCAGACCTGATGTCCAAGTGGCTGGGAGAGAGTGAAAA GTTGGTGAAAAACCTCTTTGAGTTGGCCAGGCAGCACAAGCCTTCCATTATTTTCATTGACGAGGTGGACTCCCTGTGCGGCTCTCGCAACGAGAACGAAAGCGAAGCCGCTCGCAGGATCAAGACAGAATTCCTGGTGCAAATGCAGG GTGTTGGGAATAATAACGATGGCACTTTGGTCTTGGGTGCCACCAACATCCCCTGGGTGCTGGATGCTGCCATTCGGAGAAG GTTTGAGAAACGCATTTACATCCCGCTTCCAGAGGAGCCGGCTCGTGCCCAGATGTTTAAGCTGCACCTAGGTAACACCCCCCACAGCCTGACTGAAGCTGACATCCACGAGCTGGCCCGAAAGACTGATGGCTACTCGGGGGCCGACATCAGCATCATTGTGCGAGATGCCCTGATGCAGCCTGTTCGCAAAGTGCAGTCAGCCACGCACTTTAAAAAG GTTCACGGACCATCTCGCACCAATCCTAGTGTACTGGTAGATGACCTGCTGACTCCTTGTTCACCAGGGGATCCTGGGGCCTTTGAGATGACCTGGATGGAGGTGCCTGGAGACAAACTTCTGGAGCCAGTGGTCTGCATG TCGGATATGTTGCGCTCGCTGGCTACCACCCGCCCCACTGTCAATGCAGAAGATCTCCTGAAGGTGAAGAAGTTCACAGAGGACTTTGGC